One window of Macrococcus sp. 19Msa1099 genomic DNA carries:
- the yycI gene encoding two-component system regulatory protein YycI — MDWKHTTSLFIFVFLIINITLGYIYYEKVQRANIVEDTSSEKLDFKKEGIKLTKLPSAENVKMNIVSGKSAGFTQSSSDLEKKSEELSTVTKVEIKPAIKLTAIQEDDIIKGIKNYLLTEIDKGKEYTLSGIDRANKKLYFDQMYGEYPILNNDKAQIKFSYNEKNEVTSFEQTYLKDIQEGLGKNNEKKKVIPAIEALEVLYYQTKLERGDEVMSVRLGYYSIVREVRGQVLKPTWQVAVRKVDSSIETYYVDAVNPEQPIL; from the coding sequence ATGGATTGGAAGCACACAACGTCATTGTTTATATTTGTATTTCTCATCATTAATATAACATTAGGCTATATATACTATGAGAAAGTACAACGTGCGAATATTGTAGAGGATACGAGCAGTGAAAAATTAGATTTTAAAAAAGAAGGTATTAAATTAACGAAGCTTCCTTCTGCAGAGAATGTAAAGATGAATATCGTATCAGGTAAAAGTGCTGGGTTCACACAAAGCTCTTCTGATTTAGAAAAAAAAAGTGAAGAACTGAGCACAGTGACAAAAGTAGAAATTAAACCGGCAATTAAATTAACAGCAATTCAAGAAGATGATATTATAAAAGGTATTAAAAATTATTTACTTACTGAGATTGATAAAGGAAAAGAATATACTTTAAGCGGTATTGATCGTGCTAATAAAAAGTTATATTTCGATCAGATGTATGGAGAATATCCAATATTAAATAATGATAAAGCACAGATAAAGTTTTCATATAACGAAAAGAATGAAGTAACATCATTTGAACAAACATATTTGAAAGACATCCAAGAAGGATTAGGAAAAAATAATGAAAAGAAAAAAGTAATCCCAGCGATAGAAGCATTAGAGGTACTTTATTATCAAACAAAATTAGAACGCGGCGATGAAGTTATGAGCGTACGTTTAGGATATTATTCCATTGTGCGTGAAGTAAGAGGACAAGTATTAAAGCCGACCTGGCAAGTCGCAGTTCGTAAGGTGGATTCGTCTATTGAAACGTACTATGTAGACGCGGTGAATCCAGAACAACCAATATTGTAA